A portion of the Anaerolineales bacterium genome contains these proteins:
- a CDS encoding ABC transporter ATP-binding protein, which translates to MTQTTSAKPDAALAVEMRGIVKRFPGVLANDGVDFTLRRGEIHALLGENGAGKSTLVNILTGMYQPDSGSLSIEGRPVTFRSPGDSISHGIGMVHQHFMLVPTQTVAENILLGLDKPRFVMRMANYEREIEALGEKYGLRVDPGAKIWQISVGEQQRVEILKILYRGARVLIMDEPTAVLAPQEIDELFRTLRSMVAEGKSVVFISHKLNEVSRIADRVTVLRKGRVTAAGISPVQTDASELARLMVGREVIFHLERKPRPPGEVVLSVEGVHGLNDRGLPALRGVSLSVRAGEIVGLAGVAGNGQSELAEVITGLRPPTQGRVLVKGEVIVDAANRGVSRGQAIQRLIRAGVSHIPEDRTHVGTAPNLSVTDNLIMKGYRSPPIGRGAAVDGAAARHQAEKLRQDFEIAAPSVDTPVRLLSGGNLQRLILAREISSRPKLMIAMQPTRGLDVGAIEGVQRLLLEQREAGAAVLLVSEELDELMSLSDRIYVIFAGELMGEVVQTDIATLGLMMTGHRLGSVAGMTGGPA; encoded by the coding sequence GTGACACAGACAACATCCGCCAAACCCGATGCAGCGCTTGCCGTGGAAATGCGCGGGATTGTCAAACGATTTCCCGGCGTCCTGGCCAACGATGGGGTGGACTTCACCCTGCGCCGGGGAGAGATTCACGCCTTGCTGGGCGAGAATGGCGCCGGCAAGAGCACCCTGGTCAATATCCTGACCGGGATGTACCAGCCGGACTCCGGCTCGCTCTCGATCGAGGGCCGACCGGTGACGTTCCGTTCCCCGGGCGATTCCATCAGCCACGGCATCGGCATGGTCCATCAGCACTTCATGCTGGTCCCCACCCAGACTGTGGCCGAGAACATCTTGCTCGGGCTGGACAAGCCGCGCTTCGTGATGCGCATGGCCAACTACGAGCGCGAGATCGAGGCTCTGGGAGAGAAGTACGGTCTGCGGGTCGACCCTGGCGCCAAGATCTGGCAGATTTCAGTCGGTGAGCAGCAAAGGGTCGAGATCCTGAAGATCCTGTACCGCGGGGCGCGGGTGTTGATCATGGATGAACCGACGGCGGTGCTGGCGCCCCAGGAGATCGACGAGCTGTTCCGCACGCTGCGTTCGATGGTGGCGGAGGGCAAATCGGTTGTATTCATCAGTCATAAGCTGAACGAGGTTTCGCGCATCGCGGACCGCGTCACCGTCCTGCGCAAGGGCCGGGTGACGGCCGCCGGCATCTCGCCGGTGCAGACCGATGCCAGCGAACTCGCCCGGCTTATGGTCGGGCGCGAAGTCATCTTCCACCTCGAGCGCAAGCCGCGCCCGCCCGGGGAGGTCGTGCTCTCGGTGGAAGGCGTGCACGGGCTGAACGATCGCGGCCTGCCAGCCCTGCGCGGGGTTTCGCTGAGCGTGCGCGCCGGGGAGATCGTCGGCCTGGCCGGCGTGGCGGGCAATGGGCAATCTGAGCTGGCGGAGGTCATCACCGGGCTTCGACCGCCGACGCAGGGCAGGGTCCTGGTCAAGGGCGAAGTGATCGTCGATGCGGCCAACCGGGGCGTCTCGCGCGGCCAGGCCATTCAGCGCCTCATACGGGCCGGCGTCTCCCACATCCCCGAGGACCGGACGCATGTCGGGACGGCTCCCAACCTGTCGGTCACGGACAACCTGATCATGAAGGGCTACCGCAGCCCGCCCATCGGGCGCGGCGCCGCGGTCGACGGCGCGGCCGCCCGACACCAGGCCGAGAAGCTGCGCCAGGACTTCGAGATCGCTGCCCCGTCGGTGGACACCCCGGTTCGTTTGTTGTCTGGAGGCAATCTGCAGCGCCTGATCCTGGCCCGGGAGATCTCCAGCCGGCCTAAGCTGATGATCGCCATGCAGCCCACGCGCGGGCTGGATGTCGGCGCCATCGAGGGCGTGCAGCGCTTGCTGCTCGAGCAGCGCGAGGCGGGCGCGGCCGTCCTTCTGGTCTCGGAGGAGCTGGATGAGTTGATGAGCCTGAGCGACCGGATCTACGTCATCTTCGCCGGTGAGCTGATGGGCGAAGTCGTCCAGACCGATATCGCCACGCTGGGCTTGATGATGACCGGGCACCGATTGGGGTCGGTCGCCGGGATGACGGGAGGTCCAGCATGA
- a CDS encoding ABC transporter permease, with protein sequence MSAASRPGRRWSFPIAIRVEPRMEQPRGFGTAVSLGAVLVALLLGAVVLEIVGGNSLRAYSYMLKASFGSLGVISDTLVKATPLILVGLACTVAFRMRLWNIGAEGQFFMGAFGASAVVLAPLVPPETPAWLTILAMMVAGFAAGALWGFIPGILKARLNVNEIITTLMLNYIAIAWVNFFIFAVWTEGGFQMTRVFPKTAWLPRLADFARQVPQLRGITLHLGLLFGVVAAVIIWWVLDRSKWGYEIRLTGDNPRAARYAGIRIALNTVLVMMLSGGLAGLAGMSEISGVVHRLQGAISPGYGFTGIIIAWLAKLNPLAVVPVSILFGGLILAGREIQPSGVPKMIQGIVLVCLIASDFLVRNRVLVVRRTPEA encoded by the coding sequence ATGAGCGCCGCCTCTCGTCCCGGGCGCAGGTGGTCGTTTCCGATCGCGATTCGCGTCGAGCCGCGCATGGAGCAGCCGCGCGGCTTCGGCACCGCAGTCTCGTTAGGGGCCGTGCTCGTCGCCCTGCTGCTTGGGGCAGTGGTACTCGAGATCGTCGGCGGGAATTCCCTGCGCGCCTACAGCTACATGCTCAAGGCCTCCTTTGGCAGTCTCGGCGTGATCTCCGACACCTTGGTTAAGGCGACTCCCTTGATCCTGGTGGGCCTGGCCTGCACCGTCGCCTTTCGCATGCGCCTGTGGAACATCGGCGCCGAGGGTCAGTTTTTCATGGGCGCCTTTGGAGCCAGCGCCGTCGTCCTGGCGCCGCTTGTCCCGCCGGAAACCCCGGCCTGGCTGACGATCCTGGCGATGATGGTCGCCGGCTTCGCTGCCGGCGCGCTGTGGGGCTTCATCCCGGGGATTCTCAAGGCGCGGCTGAACGTCAACGAAATCATCACGACACTCATGCTGAACTACATCGCTATCGCCTGGGTCAACTTCTTCATCTTCGCCGTCTGGACCGAAGGTGGGTTCCAGATGACCCGAGTGTTCCCGAAAACCGCTTGGCTGCCACGCCTGGCGGACTTTGCCCGACAGGTGCCGCAACTGCGCGGCATCACCTTGCATCTGGGGCTGCTCTTCGGGGTGGTGGCGGCCGTGATCATCTGGTGGGTGCTTGACCGGAGCAAGTGGGGCTACGAGATCCGGCTGACCGGCGACAACCCGCGGGCCGCCCGCTACGCCGGCATCCGCATCGCCCTCAACACCGTGCTGGTGATGATGCTCTCGGGCGGGCTGGCCGGACTGGCCGGCATGTCGGAGATCTCCGGAGTGGTCCACCGTCTGCAGGGCGCGATCTCGCCCGGGTACGGCTTCACCGGCATCATCATTGCCTGGCTGGCCAAGCTCAACCCGCTGGCGGTGGTTCCGGTCTCCATTCTGTTCGGCGGGCTGATCCTCGCCGGGCGCGAGATCCAGCCTTCCGGGGTGCCGAAGATGATCCAGGGGATCGTGCTGGTGTGTTTGATCGCTAGCGATTTTCTCGTGCGCAACCGGGTACTGGTCGTGCGCAGGACTCCGGAGGCGTAG